Proteins found in one Panicum hallii strain FIL2 chromosome 4, PHallii_v3.1, whole genome shotgun sequence genomic segment:
- the LOC112888749 gene encoding U-box domain-containing protein 34-like has product MDDGSSSPASARGGGAPQVAVAVRGDGRGSRRAARWAAASMVPAGGRVALVHVIPPLSFVPSPSGERVPVEKMEREVVEMYAQDRRARAQEVFLPFRRLCARRAVETVVLEGDSVAQALVSYAAESGVRSLVLGNASLTWLRRMLRLRDVPFMVLKTVPSSCNVFVVSRRRLTIKFANLARTSKSNNVRIQSISHKAFSQIQRDWLQDKQSFNNLVDDEILKYSGNSSLDSQSQVCSSLSTSSNAVKSSESQRRGLLGSLGRKTPRREGNKDIGAIGQWKEVCYVALSSVEESQPIDEVATLRKELKDTLMMYDRACENLAHAKEKIQIISGECREDVNKVQDALQREEELKQAVANKKTKYLQAIGAVEMAKESFAHEAYSKHKAEFVANMVSTEKVKVVDALLSTGKSCRRYSRHEIELATDYFSDAKKIGEGGYGNVYRCTLDHTEVAVKVIQQDSSDKIDEFLREVEILGKLHHPNLVLLLGFCPEIGCLVYEYMENGSLEDLLINNKGQPLHWFLRFQIIFDVSCGLAFLHGTKPEPIVHRDLKPGNILLDKNYVSKIGDVGFAKLISDLVPEGLTEYRDTVIAGTLFYMDPEYQLTGTVRPKSDLFALGIIILQLLTGKRPHGLVCSVEEAIEKGTLPDILDKSQTDWPIAEAEMLAKLGLRCTALKCRDRPNLESEVLPELENILSRVTDSLKLENIVAPSHFICPILQEVMEDPYVAADGHTYEHRAIKTWLKKHKVSPVTNQRLPHLSIIPNHSLHAAIQQWKSRTSF; this is encoded by the exons ATGGACGATGGTTCATCCTCGCCGGCCTCGGCCCGCGGGGGCGGGGCCCCCCAGGTCGCGGTGGCCGTGCGAGGGGACGGCCGCGGCAGCCGCCGCGCGGCGCGGTGGGCCGCTGCCAGCATGGtccccgccggcggccgcgtcgCGCTCGTCCACGTCATCCCGCCCCTCTCCTTCGTGCCGTCTCCAT CGGGGGAGAGGGTGCCGGTGGAGAAGATGGAGCGGGAGGTGGTGGAGATGTACGCGCAGGACCgccgggcgcgcgcgcaggaggTCTTCCTCCCCTTCCGCCGCCTCTGCGCCCGCAGAGCC GTGGAGACGGTGGTTCTGGAAGGGGACAGCGTCGCGCAGGCGCTGGTGAGCTACGCGGCGGAGTCCGGCGTCCGCAGCCTCGTGCTCGGGAACGCCTCCCTCACCTGGCTTCGGAG GATGTTACGGCTCCGAGATGTGCCTTTTATGGTTCTGAAAACCGTGCCAAGTTCATGCAATGTATTTGTTGTGTCCCGGCGCAGATTAACAATAAAATTTGCAAATCTGGCTCGTACGAGCA AGTCAAACAATGTAAGGATTCAGTCAATAAGTCATAAAGCATTCAGTCAAATACAGAGGGACTGGTTGCAAGATAAACAGTCATTTAATAATCTGGTTGATGATGAAATACTGAAATATTCTGGAAATTCTAGCTTGGACTCACAGTCTCAAGTCTGCAGTTCTCTTAGCACTTCTTCAAATGCTGTTAAAAGTTCAGAAAGTCAAAGAAGAGGTCTCTTAGGAAGCTTAGGTCGAAAGACACCAAGGAGAGAAGGGAACAAAGATATTGGTGCTATTGGCCAATGGAAGGAAGTTTGTTACGTTGCCTTAAGCTCAGTCGAAGAG TCTCAACCTATAGATGAAGTAGCAACACTGAGAAAGGAGCTGAAAGATACTTTGATGATGTATGACAGAGCTTGTGAGAATCTCGCTCATGCTAAGGAAAAG ATTCAGATAATTTCTGGTGAGTGCCGTGAAGATGTGAATAAGGTGCAAGACGCGCTACAAAGAGAGGAAGAGTTGAAACAGGCTGTTGCAAATAAGAAAACGAAATATTTACAAGCAATTGGAGCAGTTGAGATGGCAAAAGAATCATTTGCTCACGAGGCCTATTCCAAACACAAGGCTGAATTTGTAGCTAACATGGTGTCTACTGAGAAGGTTAAGGTTGTGGATGCTCTTTTGTCAACAGGCAAAAGTTGCAGGCGGTACTCCAGACATGAAATAGAGCTTGCCACAGATTACTTTTCTGATGCAAAGAAGATCGGTGAGGGAGGCTATGGGAATGTATACAGGTGTACCCTTGATCACACTGAAGTAGCTGTCAAGGTTATTCAACAAGATTCCAGTGACAAGATCGATGAATTTTTAAGAGAG GTGGAGATTCTTGGCAAACTTCACCATCCCAACTTGGTTTTACTGCTTGGTTTTTGTCCTGAAATCGGATGCCTTGTGTACGAATATATGGAGAATGGTAGTCTAGAAGACCTACTTATCAACAATAAGGGGCAACCACTCCATTGGTTTCTGCGATTCCAAATTATCTTTGACGTATCTTGTGGGCTTGCTTTCTTGCATGGAACGAAACCGGAGCCTATCGTCCATCGTGACCTAAAGCCTGGAAATATCTTGCTGGACAAGAATTATGTAAGCAAAATTGGTGATGTTGGTTTCGCTAAGCTCATATCAGACCTCGTTCCTGAAGGGCTTACAGAGTACAGAGACACTGTCATCGCTGGCACACTGTTTTACATGGACCCTGAGTACCAATTAACAGGAACAGTTCGGCCAAAATCAGATCTTTTTGCATTGGGGATCATTATTCTTCAACTACTAACCGGCAAACGTCCACATGGGCTGGTATGCAGCGTAGAAGAGGCGATTGAAAAGGGGACTTTGCCTGATATTCTTGACAAGTCTCAAACTGATTGGCCAATTGCTGAGGCAGAGATGCTGGCAAAACTTGGGTTGCGGTGTACAGCCTTAAAATGCAGGGACAGACCTAATCTTGAGTCGGAGGTGCTTCCAGAGCTGGAAAATATCCTGAGCAGGGTAACTGATTCTCTGAAACTTGAAAACATTGTTGCACCAAGCCACTTCATCTGCCCTATATTGCAG GAGGTGATGGAAGATCCTTATGTTGCTGCTGATGGCCACACCTATGAGCACAGGGCAATTAAAACTTGGCTCAAGAAACACAAGGTATCCCCGGTCACCAATCAGAGGCTTCCACATCTATCCATAATTCCCAACCATTCATTACATGCGGCGATACAGCAATGGAAATCGCGGACATCTTTTTGA